In Nicotiana tabacum cultivar K326 chromosome 2, ASM71507v2, whole genome shotgun sequence, the following proteins share a genomic window:
- the LOC107789050 gene encoding uncharacterized protein LOC107789050 — MINSKLFLLLVLCAFFCFLGAMQPLSSGAGTKAINSAMPPPVSSRNTLGEEKSFYHPAAYGGGGGSGGGGGEGSGYGSGEGFGEGVGSDGDGGSGGGYGGGGGGGSGGGMGDGSGYGSGSGYGYGIGTGASGDGGGGGGGGGGGGGGGGMSGADGTGFGEGEGSGAGYGGVGIP; from the exons ATGATTAACTCTAAGCTTTTCCTTCTCTTGGTTCTATGTGCTTTTTTTTGCTTTCTTGGTGCCATGCAGCCTTTGTCTTCCGGGGCCGGCACCAAG GCCATCAATTCTGCTATGCCGCCGCCGGTAAGCTCGAGGAACACGCTTGGGGAAGAGAAGTCATTTTACCATCCTGCTGCTTATGGTGGCGGTGGAGGCTCTGGTGGGGGTGGTGGTGAAGGTTCCGGGTATGGTTCTGGGGAAGGGTTTGGTGAAGGAGTAGGTAGTGATGGCGATGGTGGTAGTGGTGGAGGATATGGAGGTGGGGGTGGCGGAGGAAGTGGCGGAGGAATGGGAGATGGTTCGGGTTACGGTAGTGGGAGTGGTTATGGCTATGGTATTGGAACAGGAGCCAGCGGAGATGGTggcggaggaggaggaggaggaggtggaggtggaggtggtggtggtATGAGCGGAGCTGATGGCACTGGATTTGGTGAAGGGGAAGGTTCTGGTGCTGGCTATGGAGGAGTTGGAATACCTTGA